TCACTTTCTCCTTTTGGAAGGGTTAAACGTTGCAGACCAGTTAAAATGCTTTTCCGATCTCTCAGCAAAATTGGGCAAGCCCTCTTCGCTGCATAAAGAGCTCGGAGGATTCTGCTACGATATTCGTTTAGAACTAACGGATGAGATTAGTGCAAGCATTCGCCTGATCTGTCCTTCGGGATTCCATGGCAGCTTCCGCTCACACTTTTCAAAAAACAGACCCTCTCTTCTCGAGAGCCCTCTGCTTGAAGAGACGATACTCCCTCTACATATGGAGATTGGGTCCACCAGTCTCGAGTGGGAAAAATGGAAGAAGATCTCTCCGGGAGATCTTCTCATCTTAGATCGCTGCAGCTTCGATCCTCGTGAGCACAAGGGAAGCGTAACGTTAACACTCGGCAAGACACCTCTCTTCCAAGGTAGAATTAAAGAGGGCGGTCTTAAACTACTCGATTATGCATTCTATCAAGAGGAGAGCATGTCACCTTCAGAAGAAGACAAGAAGTTCGAAGAAGAAGCAGCGAAAGAAGAGGGCGCTACCGAAGAAGAGAGCCATCTCTGGGCTAGCGAAGAGGAGAAGATCTCAAAAGAGAGCTCTATTGAAAAGATGATCTCTGCAGAAGAGGTTCCTCTCACGCTTACAGTGGAGATTGGCCGCTTGACAATGAGTCTCGACAAGCTAATGCAGATGAAGCCCGGGAATCTGCTTGAGATGGGATTAA
The Chlamydiales bacterium genome window above contains:
- the sctQ gene encoding type III secretion system cytoplasmic ring protein SctQ, whose amino-acid sequence is MRSETTLWIKRIEEAIEEAKLIPLWGAPPVFPWKEFTRALSETLSLPELRVRVVKSEWKKTEGFLVGLGENPHISSIELSPISEVAFIAISSEDLDKFTSACLTKTQDSRSFSHPDFQEGFFHFLLLEGLNVADQLKCFSDLSAKLGKPSSLHKELGGFCYDIRLELTDEISASIRLICPSGFHGSFRSHFSKNRPSLLESPLLEETILPLHMEIGSTSLEWEKWKKISPGDLLILDRCSFDPREHKGSVTLTLGKTPLFQGRIKEGGLKLLDYAFYQEESMSPSEEDKKFEEEAAKEEGATEEESHLWASEEEKISKESSIEKMISAEEVPLTLTVEIGRLTMSLDKLMQMKPGNLLEMGLNPDQSVHVTLQGKRVARGELVKIGDILGVRILELPQ